From the genome of Papaver somniferum cultivar HN1 chromosome 2, ASM357369v1, whole genome shotgun sequence, one region includes:
- the LOC113346700 gene encoding protein RER1A-like, with product MESGVGAVGIDENQSSGGFFSEWSNGVSIKYQYLLDKSTPHVLRRWIGFGFVAVIYMIRVYFLQGFYIISYGLGIYILNLLIAFLSPQVDPEIQDITGDDGPTLPTRCSDEFRPFVRRLPEFKFWYSITKAFCIAFVMTFFSAFDVPVFWPILLFYWLVLFFLTMKRQILHMIKYRYVPISLGKQRYTGKKVVTDDTSS from the exons ATGGAATCTGGTGTTGGTGCTGTTGGTATTGATGAAAATCAATCATCAGGAGGATTTTTTTCTGAGTGGAGTAATGGAGTATCAATAAAATATCAATATTTATTAGATAAATCAACACCACATGTTTTGAGACGCTGGATCGGATTTGGTTTTGTTGCTGTCATTTATATGATTCGTGTGTATTTTCTTCAAGGGTTTTATATAATTTCTTATGGACTTGGGATTTAtattctcaatctcttgattgCATTTTTATCAccacaagttgatccagaaattcaagataTTACCGGTGATGATGGTCCAACACTTCCAACTAGATGTTCTGATGAATTTCGTCCCTTTGTTCGTCGTCTCCCTGAATTCAAATTCTG GTATTCGATCACAAAAGCATTCTGCATTGCTTTTGTCATGACATTCTTCAGTGCATTTGACGTGCCTGTGTTTTGGCCAATACTTCTCTTTTACTGGCTGGTGCTCTTTTTCCTCACCATGAAGAGACAAATATTGCACATGATCAAATACAGATATGTTCCCATTTCCCTGGGCAAGCAG CGGTACACGGGAAAGAAAGTAGTTACTGACGATACGTCTTCTTAG